The window CAGATTTCAACAATTACATCCGTTCAGGTAaacaatcttccttatatcatAAAAATAATCAATTATTGAATTAGTCACTTTGATAACTTATAAAACTCTTATGCATGCTTTATTTTAGGTACAACTGTAATGGCCAGTGAAAAGGAATTGTTAGACCAATGTGTCCCAATTAATAGTCTAAGAGTATATGATTCATGTTGGGTAATACGAGTATTAGTATTTGAGAGTGGAATAGTAAAAGAgttcaacaataaaataaatcaaggcACCCGAAAAATTGTGACATTAGTTGACGAAGaggtaattattattttatatcaatattttatttcatgtcTTTTCATATTATAGTTTTAACCATCATATTAACTTACAGTGCGAACAAAAACTAACGCTATACTTTTCAATGGTTATATTGAGTTGTGaaaaaattatttacaacaaAACAAGATCTGTTATATCATAAACGGACGCATCAATAGTGCTAATCCTAATTTTCAATCAGTGCGCAAGGAGCTTGAGATTGGATTTAAGAAAAATACTTTAGTTGAAGAAAGCAATAGTCACTTTTCGACCATtgatttttcaaataattttatttcattcGACGAGGCATCAAAGTGCACCAATGGAATAATTTTTGGTAAGTTGTTTAGATTTCATCCAGTAATCTTTCACTAAATATACAAACAATATTTTACTTCTATTCGCCTTATTAATTTTTGgataatatacatatatttgttttgatattctttCTAGATATAGTTAGAATTTTAGTGGATGTTAAACCCTCCATGGGAGAAGGTGCAAAGAAATGAAGAGAGATAGTGCTTATCAACGAGATGTAAGTTGAAAGTTTTAGTTCAATATGTTAAATGTTTCTTTGTAATTAAGATGTTAATAGtttaatatatttaattataaatttcAGGGTTGATAGAAAGACTGTAACCTTATGGAATGATTTCTCAGAGATAGACGGTCAAGTGCTACAAAAATTGATTGAAAAAATCTATTGTTGCGGCATGTGATATGAGAAAAACACCATATAGAGGTAATATATCAAGAACTTTTTTGTAAATTgtagaattatttttttatatttaaccTTTTTTTATCTGTGAAGGAAATTTTTCAATACCTACTACATATATTAGTAGTATAATGATAAATCCAAAGTTTGAAAAGGCGGTAGCTCtccaaaaatgataatatttGCTTAGGTTTTTTAAAGTTTAAGCAATCTTAGTAAAATATAGttattattatttactaattACACAATATGCAGGCACGACTACAAGAAGGCAAAAAACATAAATATTAGTTTATTGCCAAGTATACAACTGAAAAATACTCAGGAAGTGAAGATTGAGGACACCAAAGATGATTCGTTTGACAATAAAGAGGTAAATTCTTCCAACTACTTCAGAAATATTTATACTTTTTAAAAGTGTCCTATCTAAcccattttttttatatttatttgcaGGATACATATTTTAAATTTAATGCAAGAATAAAAGATGTAATGAATAAAGACGAACCATGGTATTCTTCTTGCAAGAAATGTTACAAGAAAGTGGACGTTATAAAACCTAATATATTTAGGATCTTataatcacctaaaattttgtatattgaatcCTTCCTTATTTAAAATAGTACTATATAAGAAGTCCAAATATTTAGGACTTTCaatgcaattaaaataaaaataataactaatagaAATCCTTTCCAAACATAAACTGTGCAATATGTCGACGTAAAAATGTAAAATGTACATGGAAACTTTACGTCATTAATATGGTGGTAAAACTAGAGCATCTTTTATGAGctatattttaaatttcaaatttatgTTACATCAATTAGATAATAATATGTATgattgattttttgttttgtttgagtaTTTAAATGATTGGTTCTTAGGTAAATATGTCTATTCATTCATATATTAGCATTTATTTTACAAATTGAAACTAGATAAAAAGGGAGATATCAgatttatataattataaaacCAAACAAAAAGCACGATTAACTTGAATTTAAAATAACACACCACAAAAATTATATAGTGTTGGATTTAATCTCAAAATTCTTTTGAATCGCAATACCTTGAAAGTAACGGATACCAATCTTAAgctactttaaaaataaaaagactaaTGCAAACACATACATCTTATtggaaatttatttaatatttcaaCTAAACCTTGCGCATTAGATCCTTTCCTTATTTTAATTACGTGATAtaataccaaaaatgaaaatattcaCAGAGAATAAGTAAAACGATAACTATTATTTGCTGTAGGTTTGAATTATTCATtgtataaaattataattaattagttttatataatttaattatctttAACTAAAAAATGAAAGTGAAAAAAACTATTTAGTAGAAGTCGTTAGCCTTTAATCAAAGATTCAAACTGTATAAAATATATGtaccaaaatataaaatattataataaattctataattagatatatttataattattatacTCTTTAATCAACATCCAATGCTAAAAATACTTTCTAAATGACACTTAACAATTGCAGTTAGGtatacaaaatttaataatatttatataattttttaaaagttcTAAACTTCTTAATATGTGGTATACGCGCAAAGTGAGTAGGAATGAATTCTTTTAGTCTTTTAGATTGTTTTTGATGTGCCAtgtatttaaaaataattctaattttttttattggtATGATGACATAATCCTAAATAATTCTAATTTAGTTATTGATCTAAATTCCATGTTGCTTAGTATTTTTTATGTTCATATGTAACTTTATTCAtatatttgatatttgttttATATTGTTCTGATGCCAATTTGGTTTTATAAACTTTTTTGATATAAGAATAAGCAGACGAATcaaaaaaagggaacaaaataGGATTGAAATGGTGAGAATAACCCTAAATTTTTTTAGATGACTAGATTCATTTTTCTTATTCGaaaactataatttttcatattttttttctaaatattttCCCTTTGAAATTACAACAaaagaaaatgtaatacaaaatTAGTTTATATAGAAattatcacaaatatatcaatgctaaattgataagaaaaaaatacaaatcgGAATGAAGTATCTGTAGTCAAACACATTATTCTTGCACATATATTTACCTGACGCGAggtacacgtgcaacgcacgtacactaaactagttatattaaaagtatgaagctcattagcgaaatgtcgttcttcttttttaccctttataaATTAACTTCACATTAGACATAGTcgtaattaaattattatttttaatatttaggactttaaaattaaattaaaaaataattaaatctatCCTTATTTGAACAAGATTGaaattcctaatatttaggactttaaagtccattaaaattttaccttataAAAGTATTgctttaaagaaataaaaaatagagGAAAATTGATTATACAGTATTAACAGTTAAGAATTGTTCATTAATTAAATAGGATCAACATTCGACATTTCACTTATAGTTTTgtcttaatttttttattttataactcaaacacgactatcaatataatatttatgtgattttaaaaaataattatactcATTGAGATGGAATTATTGTTCAACGCGCGTACCCAAAAACTAGTATTATAGAAATATGGTATGTAGGATAGGAGTGGAATGGCTATCATTGCCTCCACcgattttagaaaaaaaaaattaacaaaaagagGATTAATAATCTAAGATTGGTAGAGATTTTGAGTATTTAAATATCTATAATCTTTTTTTCATTATAGAAGTGCTGCTCATCATAATCGGCCGCCAATTTTCCGTCACTCCTAAATGAAGTGTATAATGTCAACACATGAATATTTCCCAAATTATTGGCCCGATAATGATCCTGATTTTACAACCATCTATTGAAGAATTCAATAGAAACAAAGGAatcaaaggaagaaaaaaaacagAATTAGTTGGACCCAAATTTTGCAATTATATAAATTTACATAAAGATCAAAGTTTTAAGAAAATAACTCTTTAAAATACTTCCAAGTTGGGGCTATACTTTCTCCTCATTCTTTTGCTTGCTTCTGATTAGCTAGCTGATGAGGTAAAGCTTATCAAAAAGATAATAAGTAGTTGATCAAAGAGTATGATCGTTCACACTGAAATTGAGATACGACATAGACTCCTATAGAAGGCAATAGTGGGAAATTTTTCGCCATGGACGAAAGTTTAATAGAGCAAGGTCGCGTGGAGGCAGAAGACCTACAGATCGTGAACTTCTTTTTCCGGAGAAGAATCAATAACTATATATGATGAATAAGCCTCGGCTAACTTTGTGCCATCAGCCACGATTATACAGAGCACGTAATCGTTACTCGAATAATTTGGCGCAAAGAAATCTATGAAAGTAAAACAACTTAACGACAAATGAATATGATTAATTGATAATCAGTATACATACTCCTATATTTTTTGTAActatgaaagaaaaatttaataaaacTCTATAAATACATACTGATGCCAACTAGGATAATACAAAGAAGATTCAGTGGCACAATGATTACAATTTCAAACAATCTCTCTGAAAAAATAAAGTTAGAATTATAGGCTGAATTAGCGGTGTTCGAGGTTGTCGTGGACCCCATTTTTACTGTGGGTAACGAGCTGTCaactcatactttgaaactcCTCGACAGACTGTTCCCTTTTAACACCCCCCACCCCCAAATTCAGTTCTATACGTACATATATACCCTTACCCATTACCACCATTTTCACCATTACCAAGCATTTCTTCCTCCACGATTTCAACCCCACTTCTCAAAATCCAATCTTTAAGCCCTTTTCATTTCTGGGTATCTGAAATTTAATCAAATGGCTGAAGAAACCAAGAAAATGGCCGAAGAGACGACGCCAGAAGTAGTGGTTTCTGATGTTACAGTGATGGAAACACCTCAACCTGAACCGGAAAAATTGCGGGAGTCACCGGAGAAACCTGCTGCTCCGGTCACCGGAGAATCCAAGGTTGAGGGTGATAAGGATGAGAAGGACCTTGTCGCTGAATCCACTTCCTTTAAGGAAGAAAGTAACAAGGTTGAAGAACTCCCTAATCCTGAACAAAAAGCACTGGCTGAATTCAAACAGTTGATTCAAGAAGCCCTTAACACACACGAATTCACTTCCCCTCCGCCTCCGCCGTCACCTCTGGCAGccaaggagaaggaggaggagaagaacgCAGCCCCTGCTGAGGCACCGGAGGCAGAGCCGTTTACAGAGGTAACCTCTGAGCCGGTGGCAGAGGCAGCACCGAAGACGGTGGAAGTTGAATTGGTGAAAAAGGAGGAGAAAGTGACTCCACCGGAAACGAAAGTAACTCCTGTAACGGCGCCGGAGACACCATCGGAGCCGGAGAAGGTGGAGGCAGCTGAAGAAATCAAGGAAACAATTGTCGAAGTACCCGCGGCTGTTGCTGTGGCGGCGGCCGAGGAAGAGCCACCAGCAACGGACGAAGCAGAGGAGCCAAAAACAGAGTGTACACCACCACCACCAGAAGAAGTATCCATATGGGGAATATCCCTTTTAGCTGACGAGAGAAGTGACGTCATCCTTCTCAAATTTCTAAGAGCAAGAGATTTCAAGGTGAAAGAAGCTTTTACCATGCTGAAAAGTGTTGTTACATGgagaaaagaattcaaaattgaTGAACTCTTGGATGAGAAAGAATTAGGTCAAGGACTTGAGAAAGTTGTGTACAATCATGGTTTGGACAAAGAAGGTCACCCTGTTTGTTACAATGCATTTGGTGAGTTCCAAAACAAGGAATTGTATCAAAACACTTTTGCTGATAAGGAGAAGTTAACCAAATTCCTCAGATGGAGAATTCAGTTCATGGAAAAGTCAATCAGGAATCTTGATTTTAGCCCTGATGGTATCTGCACTTTTGTTCAAGTCATTGATCTTAAGAATTCTCCTGGTCTCTTCTTTTTCAAGAAAGAGCTTCGCCAGGCTACCAATCGTGCCCTTCAATTGCTTCAGGATAATTACCCTGAATTTGTTGCCAAGCAGGTATTTTTCTGTCCTTCAAAGTTCATTTTGTGTCTGTGCATTTCTTGTTTGTTGAAGTACTGTAGTTATCCTGTCAAAGTTAGTACTTTGAGTTACTATTAATGATCCTTTCCCTTTCAATTTCTTTGATTTTTGGCTGGAGCATCAACCctttaaaatgaaaagaaagacaCCCATTCGTCCATGTGATACCATTTGACTAGGCATCGAATTTAACCAAgaaaaatttttgaaacttttgAAGTTTTAGATATTTGTGTAGCTATAAATCCATCTCATTATGGATTCTTTTAAGGATAAAAGAGAAATGTTcaagttaaattgtttctaaatatataAAGGTAACATTTTTTTAGATAGATTAAAAAGGTAAAAGATAAAAACTTTTGTGTTTGATATTTTTATATTGTTATATGATGTTGGTATATGGACATTAAATTGATTTGGGTGTTATAATGTGAAGGTGTTCATCAATGTTCCATGGTGGTACCCAGCTTACTACAGGATGATAAATGCAATTTTCACTACAAGGACAAAGAGCAAGTTTGTATTTGCTGGTCCTTCAAGATCTGCTGAGACTCTTTTCAAGTCAGTACTCTAATTTTGCCCCTTTTTTCCCCTTATTCTGATGACTTTCAAACTTATATTGTTTGCATTGAGCAAATTCTGATTTGTAATAAATGTGATGAAAATTCAGATACATAACCCCTGAGCAAGTACCAGTACAA is drawn from Nicotiana tabacum cultivar K326 chromosome 22, ASM71507v2, whole genome shotgun sequence and contains these coding sequences:
- the LOC107802001 gene encoding patellin-3-like, with the protein product MAEETKKMAEETTPEVVVSDVTVMETPQPEPEKLRESPEKPAAPVTGESKVEGDKDEKDLVAESTSFKEESNKVEELPNPEQKALAEFKQLIQEALNTHEFTSPPPPPSPLAAKEKEEEKNAAPAEAPEAEPFTEVTSEPVAEAAPKTVEVELVKKEEKVTPPETKVTPVTAPETPSEPEKVEAAEEIKETIVEVPAAVAVAAAEEEPPATDEAEEPKTECTPPPPEEVSIWGISLLADERSDVILLKFLRARDFKVKEAFTMLKSVVTWRKEFKIDELLDEKELGQGLEKVVYNHGLDKEGHPVCYNAFGEFQNKELYQNTFADKEKLTKFLRWRIQFMEKSIRNLDFSPDGICTFVQVIDLKNSPGLFFFKKELRQATNRALQLLQDNYPEFVAKQVFINVPWWYPAYYRMINAIFTTRTKSKFVFAGPSRSAETLFKYITPEQVPVQYGGLSKEGEQEFTIAEPATEDIIKPASKHTIEFPVTEKCTLVWEARVTGWDVSYGAEFVPTAEGGYTIIIEKSRKVGANEKVISNTYKAGEPGKVVITFDNQSSKKKKLVYRSKNKPSD